The sequence below is a genomic window from Chondrinema litorale.
GTCTTTCTGACACAGTAAGACATTACTTCCAGAACGTGGAAAATTTTTCCACATGGCTGGAAAGAAAAGGGCATACTTTTCCCGATTGCCCATTTTGCACTACGTTTGTACTATGTTATGACATGACTTGATTCTGGAAATTTGTGCGCACAAATTTCTAATCTTGAGAGCTTATATGAATAACTCTCTTAGGGCGGTTTTACTATCAAATTCATAGAATACATTTTTTTAGTTAATAAAAAATTTGAGGTTGATTGATATTAAGTCTTCATATCGGCTTGATTTCCTGTTTTTCTGACTGCTAACTGTAGGCACATAATCTATATCTGCTATTTGAGCCATTTTAAGCCGTTTAAAATGATTTTTTATACTCTTTACTTCTAAGTCTAATTGCTTTGCCACTGAGGCTGCATTATCCATGAAACTCACACATGTAAAGCTCTTTCCATTCTCAATTTCAACTTCTTTGTAGTTAAGTGGATTAGAAAAATCTTTTATTTTCTTTAAAGCCAGTTTGATTAGAATTTCAGAGGTTTTGATATGACCCACCCTGATCTGTTCAGATTTTTTTGGATGTTTTTTGTTCCAATCTTTAATGAAATGATGAAGTGTACGAATCTCTTTTTCAGACTCCAGTACCTTGTGGATTACTGCTGCCATGTGATTTCTTTTTGTATGGTTAAAACTTGATTTTCATCTTCTGGGAAAAGCGAAGGTTCTGGGCATTTTAATGCTATGCCTCTTTTTTTAAGCTCACTATTGATTAGCTCATTACTCATGGCTCTAAATACTTCTGAATAATTCATAGCTATCATTTTACAGAACATCTTAAAACGGCTCCTTTCAGCCTCACTAAGTTTGATCTTGATCAACTTATCAGGCTTTCCTTTCGGTTTTACTTTCTCCATTTTTTTTAGCTTTATCCCATACAATAGTTCCTTGAATATTTTTAACTGTTTGCTTATTATTAGTTTTGTGTAATTTGGCCAGCTCCTTGGCCAGCTCTCTATTTCTTCTGGTATGCGCTAGCCTTGCCTTATTCAGGCATTCATCACTGCAATATTTTTTCTTTAGGTTTTGAGCAATCGGCTCTAGTGCAGTATTCACTACAAATGGAGTACTGCACACCTTGCAATATCTTAAATCAAAGCCTGGAGTAAGTTCAATACTCTTTTTTGATACTATCTTTGAAACAGGTATAGAAGTTGGATTTTCTTGCCCATCAGAAGCATCGCCTGAGACTTCGTTCGAAACTTCGTCTGAAGCTTCATTTTTAAAAATTTTAAGGCCATGTAAGCCAATATCTTTGCCATTACTTATCAGTAAATCTTCATCTTCAGGGGCTAAGCTTTGTAGTTTGTCTTCTGGATCTGGCTCAGGGGAGTCTTCTGGGTAATCCTCACTGTTTTCACGCTGATGCTGTCTATTTTGACTCACCGATTTAAAGGAAAAAATACAATTGAAGATGATACAAATCGTGTAAAGTGTTTCTGATATAATTACATAATTTGTATTGGTGTTAATCTGATTATTTAAGTTTTGATTGAATGAGGCTAATTGCTGCTCATATTCTTTGATTTGGCTGGATCGCTGACTGGAATGTTCACTTACTAAATCAGCTTTTTTGGCTTCCAGATTTTGTAGTTGTTCGATATCATACTGAACTTCTTTTTTGAAATGCCATTTATTACCATTTCTTGGCATGTGGAAATTCCCTTGGTAGGTATACTTTTTATTGATACTGGCAATGGATGATTCTATGAGTGCAATATTGTTTTCAAAGATTGAATCAGTAACTACAGTTTTAGTTTCGATAGGAGGTAAGACATAGTTTTTCTTGGTTCTATCTTCCATGCCATGCCAGGAGGCATAGATGGAGCCAGCAATACAACTAAGCGCCAGTAACAAAAAGAACAAATTAAAAGACTTTGCCTGGCCTAAAAACTCATGAAAAAATTTGAGGGCTGAAGCTGTTTTTACCACTTCAAAAGCAACCACCATGACTACTGCACATACTAGGGGGTAGGGCATCTTGTTGTTTTCAGTAATGATCAAAGCAAAGTTAAACTCTGAGTACCCTGAAAAACTTTGGCAAAGTACACTCAGCAGTGTAAAGATTAGGAAGATTGCAAAGAAGCGATCGAAGTAATCTTTTTCTGTGATGTAATTGCGCTCAAAAATTCTTAAAAAATAATTTTTCAAAACAGTGTTACTATATTTGTTTACCAAATATTTATTATAATTGCCCATAGAAGTATATGAAAGTATTATAGAAAAAGGTAGCTGACTGTGAGAGGGATGCTGCCTTTTTTAGTTTAATAATTAAACTGTTTCTCTTTTCGATAAATACCAGGAGTTGAAAAATCAACTCCAAGTACAAGATTTCCGATATTGTATTTTTTTAGTCAATAAAAAAATCTTCGTTTTCTTTTTTTAAACGCTTGACCAGATATAGTTGAAGAACTAAACAAACTGGTACTATCAATAATATTATATAAGCAGTTGTTAGCATTATTTGAATTTCTTGAGTGTGAAAAATTATAAATAGTTAAGAATCAAAGGCTTTTTTATTTGCCGCTTTTTTGCTCGATTCTTCTGCCGATTCTCGATCTCACACTGCTTGCTGAAATTTCTTCTCTGTTCCCAGATAGAATTTTCATCTTTTTTTACGTTATTTGTCATGTCTATAAAAAAGTTTGATTTCACAGTTGAACTTGAAGCCAGGTGTTCGTAGCACTTGGCTTTTTTTATTTATTTATCTTCTGTTGTTGCTTCTCTCTATATTTAGTAATTCTATTTCTGTTTTTATGTAGAGCTTGCCTGCAAATTCTAATAGCTTTTTCAATATCTCCTTCTTTCAAGGTATCTATTATTGTTGCATACATCTTTGTAATGTTTAAGTTAGACTTTTTAATTTTTTTTACGTTTATTTGTATAGTTTAATTTGAATACAATGCAATTGTAACAATTCAAATGAAACCATGCAAATGTATTTAATAAATAAATGTAAATTTTATGGAATTTCATGAAAGGTTATGTTACCTCATGGATAATAGAGGTATACGAAATAGTGATCTATGGAGAAAAACAGGTAAACATCCAGCAACAATTTCAAATTATAGAACTGGAAAAACATTACCTGATACAACATTTTATTTTGAATTGATTAAGTCTATTCCAGATATGAATGGGCACTGGTTATTATTTGGAACTGGAGAACCATTTTTGCCAAATAATCAAAAAAAAGTTAATAAGAGCACTGATTCGGTTACAGTTTCGGGTACAGAAAACGCTGTAACCTCAAATGAAGCAATCCAAGAAAAAATATCTGTTCTTGAAAAACAAGTAAATGCTATTGTTACTGGTTTTCAAGAAGTTAAGGAGATGACAAAAATTGATTTGGGAAAGAATAAGGTGTATTCGTACTCAGAGGTTGTAACTGAAAGTAAAAATTATGCTGCTTAAAAAGGTTACAGTTTCGGGTACACCTATATTACACTAATGTGTAATAATCTGAGAGACAAAAAATTAATTCAGGTGTTCGGAACCAAGAGGAGGAGCTTTAAAGTTTTAAAAGTCAGGAGAAATCCGAAAAAGTAACCCGATAAAATTTTATCGGGTTTTTTTATGCCCTCCACTTAACAAAATATATACCCAATATTTGTTATTATTCAATTGACTTTAATGCTGACCTGAGATAACTTATGTGATTTTAAACATTTGTTAAACTCAAAAAACTTTTTATCATGAAAGTATTATTTCGTGCTAGGAAAGCCGGAGAGGGCTTTATCATCCTTTATTGTAGAATCACTATCAACCAAGTGAGAGCTAATGCTGACTTTTCTACTCACTTAAAAAAAATTCCAAGTAGTGACTGGGATTCTAAAAATCAAACATGTTCTAAGAAACATACTGAGCACAACAAGGAGCTGATTGAAATTAGAGAGCAGCTTTTTGATATCTATCATCAATATTTAAAATCGACTGGTAATGAACCAGATCCTAACTCGGTGAAAAGAGATTTCTTAAAAAAAATTGAAATTGAGAATTTCACCATCACCAATGTTTCGGCTTTATTTCTGGAACAAATGAAAAATAATCCACATGTTAAAGCAGGTACCAAGGAAAAACATAAGGTCCATCACAGAAAAATTGTGAAGTATTTAGGACTCATTAAGGCTGAATCTTTAGAACATCATCACTTAGACCGTTTTTATTCTTCTCTAATAAAACAGGAAAAACACCAACATAATACTGCTATCAGAACAATTGAATATCTTAAAAGGGTGTTAAAAAATGCTTTTGAAAAAGGATATCTCAGTTTTTTCCCTTGTAATGATTATTCTCTCAAAAGAGACAGAAATGAGAAAAAAGCCTATCTTACCAAAGATGAACTACAAAAATTAGTTAGTGCTAAGATTAGTAATGAAAATTTAGCTCAGGTTAGAGATGCTTTTGTTTTTTGCTGTTACACAGGTATGGACTATGGTGACTACAGTAGATTTACCAAAAAGCTTGTTAAAGAAAAAGACAAGCAGAAATACATTGATTATAAGAGAAATAAAAGTGGACAGAGGGGACTAGTTAGGCTTTTTGGCATTGCTGAAATTATTGCAGAAAAATACGATTACAATTTACCCAAATTTGTAAACCAGAATTACAACAAACTTATCAAAGAGGTTTGTTTTATTGCTGGTATTGATGAAGATAAAGCTAACAAAATATCAACGCACTCAGCAAGGGTAACCGCTGGTATGATTTGGCTGAACGAAGGAATTAGTCTAGAAATAGTAAGCAAAATGCTCGGACATGCAAGCATAGAAACTACACAAAAATACTATGCTGAAATTACCCTAGATACTATGCTTAGAATGACTGAAAAACTAGCTTAATTATATTCCACGAAGGCATTAAATCTATGAATAAACAGATTTTAGGAGAGTATTTTTTTCAATCGTTTGAAATCTTTCTTATTATACTTACTTAGTATGAGAGATTCTTTTTTAAGGTGAAACTTAATTTCATCTAAAGTAACATATCCTTGTAATGTCTTCAAATTACAGATTACTAATTCCCTATTTATATATTTCTGATTGGTTATATTTTGTAGATTTCTTATCATGAAATCTATATGATGCTTTAAAATTTTTAGTTTCAACTCATTAATTTCAAGTTCAGATACAATCACTTCTTTTTTAAAATAATTATACCAGTTTATCATAAATTTGGGAATATATCCATTTAAAGTTTTGACAATCTCAAATAATACTAAAAGCTTTTGCTTTGAACCTGAGTCAAAATATCTAGGACTCATAAAGAAATGACCAACTAATTCATTTGCTATATGCTCATAGCTAAAACCTTTTGATTGTAAAAATGAATAAACACAATCCTCTTCTTCTTTTGTCCTATTATCTTTTAAAAACCAATATTTCCCAGCAACTTCTCTATTTCCTATATCATAATTCAGTTTAGCATATTTATCCAAAACCCAAATATCATCATAATATGCTTTTAAATATCCACTTAAGTATTTAAGCGCTTTTTTAGGAGGATGCTTTTCTATAATAGTAGAAATTCTTTTATGGATAACTCGCTTACGAATATCTCTAGCCATCATTATTAAGACTTTTCATAAATCATATTCTTAACTCTAATTATAATTGTTTGTATAATTCCAATTACCCAATAAGTAGGAAATCTTAGAAAAGTGTATAAAACTTCAAAATTGTCTATCCATCCACCTTTCAATTTAACCATTTCTAACTCTATGAGCATAGAAATTAATGGTAGAACAAAACCAAAAATGGCTACTAAGATTAAGCAGCCTATTTTTAGATCTATTTTTTTTCTCCAAAACTTAATGTTTAGAAAAATTAATATTGTAAGAATTAAATAATCAAAATATCCGAATAACATTTTTTCAACTTGTAGCTAGTACAATAATACACCTACTAATGAGATATTATTTTGGGCCAAAGCTATCCAATAACAGCTAATAAGCTAGTCAATTAAGCCACATTAACAGCTCTCAGTTTTTCATAAATTAAACCACCTACAACACAAAACATTTCTGTTAATTTCTATAAAAGTATCTGCTTCAAATGCTCTTTACATTAGCCTATGGATTTTTAGCGCCTGCTACCAGCTTTTACTTTCTGCTTCGGTTAAAGAGCCTTGCTAGAAATCCTTGCTTGATCTTCTTTTCAACAATCCAAATGGGTTCATCTGTTGGCCGTATAATCTTTGAGTTGACTCCAAACTTCCCCCAAGCAAAACCTGTCTGTATTGGTTCGTTCGTTAAATCAGCAATTAAAAACGACTCTGGAAGTTCAACAGTTGATTCAAAATCGTAATCACGTTCATTCTGTTCCCAGATTCCAACTTTTTCGTTCCAAATGTTGAATACAATTTGCTCATGAATTATATCAAGGTTTGATTCATCTCCAACACGTCCAAATTCATCCACATGCTCAATGAATTGTGTTAAATCATTAGAGTGTTTTACAATAACGGCTGGATCATGACATACATAATATACCTCATTCCAATTACCTTTAGAATCAATATCTAGAATCCAAAAGTTACCAAAGCCATCACCTGTAAGTTGAATAGAGTTTGGAAAAACTTCTTCAAAACCAAAATGACCAAATGAATCAAATCTAACTTCCTCCAAGCCGTAAAATTCAAAGCCTCGACAGAACTTAAGAAGTCCCTCAATTTCTGTTGGTAAGTGTTGGTTCGGTAAATTCCTTTTGAGTTCTTCAATTTCGGATTGATTCATCCCTTCGAGCAGCTCTACCCTGTACGCGTCACCGTCCTCAAATTTATATTGATTGTCAAGGATGGATTTCAGTTTCACAGTTGGTGTCATATTTTAGTTTCGGGAATTGCTGGTAACGCTCAACTAAAATGAGTATGCGCCCCAGTGGCTAGAAGCATCGAAGTTTCTGTTTCGCACAGGCCTTTCAAATATCTCAGTTCGCATATTCATTTTAGTGTTTGTTGTGTGGCGTTTTCA
It includes:
- a CDS encoding helix-turn-helix domain-containing protein translates to MEFHERLCYLMDNRGIRNSDLWRKTGKHPATISNYRTGKTLPDTTFYFELIKSIPDMNGHWLLFGTGEPFLPNNQKKVNKSTDSVTVSGTENAVTSNEAIQEKISVLEKQVNAIVTGFQEVKEMTKIDLGKNKVYSYSEVVTESKNYAA
- a CDS encoding site-specific integrase — translated: MKVLFRARKAGEGFIILYCRITINQVRANADFSTHLKKIPSSDWDSKNQTCSKKHTEHNKELIEIREQLFDIYHQYLKSTGNEPDPNSVKRDFLKKIEIENFTITNVSALFLEQMKNNPHVKAGTKEKHKVHHRKIVKYLGLIKAESLEHHHLDRFYSSLIKQEKHQHNTAIRTIEYLKRVLKNAFEKGYLSFFPCNDYSLKRDRNEKKAYLTKDELQKLVSAKISNENLAQVRDAFVFCCYTGMDYGDYSRFTKKLVKEKDKQKYIDYKRNKSGQRGLVRLFGIAEIIAEKYDYNLPKFVNQNYNKLIKEVCFIAGIDEDKANKISTHSARVTAGMIWLNEGISLEIVSKMLGHASIETTQKYYAEITLDTMLRMTEKLA
- a CDS encoding DUF6584 family protein, which produces MMARDIRKRVIHKRISTIIEKHPPKKALKYLSGYLKAYYDDIWVLDKYAKLNYDIGNREVAGKYWFLKDNRTKEEEDCVYSFLQSKGFSYEHIANELVGHFFMSPRYFDSGSKQKLLVLFEIVKTLNGYIPKFMINWYNYFKKEVIVSELEINELKLKILKHHIDFMIRNLQNITNQKYINRELVICNLKTLQGYVTLDEIKFHLKKESLILSKYNKKDFKRLKKILS
- a CDS encoding SMI1/KNR4 family protein, whose product is MTPTVKLKSILDNQYKFEDGDAYRVELLEGMNQSEIEELKRNLPNQHLPTEIEGLLKFCRGFEFYGLEEVRFDSFGHFGFEEVFPNSIQLTGDGFGNFWILDIDSKGNWNEVYYVCHDPAVIVKHSNDLTQFIEHVDEFGRVGDESNLDIIHEQIVFNIWNEKVGIWEQNERDYDFESTVELPESFLIADLTNEPIQTGFAWGKFGVNSKIIRPTDEPIWIVEKKIKQGFLARLFNRSRK